A portion of the Microbacterium hominis genome contains these proteins:
- a CDS encoding ATP-binding cassette domain-containing protein — protein sequence MSTAETAGAASIPGEAPLLEVRDLVVRYSKKSAPAVEDVSFSIARGETLGLVGESGSGKTTIGKAILGLQPVTSGQILFEGRDITHAGPAERRALHGDLRAVFQDPFSSLNPRRPIGDAIAEPLRVAGAAKAERARRVEAALESVGLPRDAGARYPRQFSGGQRQRIAIARALVTDPRLVVCDEAVSALDLSTQAQVLNLLADLRRGADLGYLFIAHDMAVVEFLAQRVVVLHRGRVMEQGSTAQVMNHPQNPYTRVLMAASPVPDPDEQARRRAVWREMRETWRSETGVITVSK from the coding sequence ATGAGCACCGCAGAAACCGCGGGCGCGGCATCCATCCCCGGCGAGGCACCGCTGCTGGAGGTGCGGGATCTCGTCGTGCGGTACAGCAAGAAGAGCGCGCCGGCGGTCGAAGACGTATCGTTCTCGATCGCGCGCGGCGAGACGCTGGGTCTGGTCGGAGAGTCCGGCTCGGGAAAGACGACCATCGGCAAGGCGATCCTGGGACTGCAGCCCGTGACGAGCGGTCAGATCCTGTTCGAGGGACGGGACATCACCCACGCCGGGCCCGCGGAGCGCAGAGCGCTCCACGGCGACCTGCGCGCGGTGTTCCAGGACCCGTTCTCGTCGCTGAACCCGCGTCGACCCATCGGCGATGCGATCGCCGAGCCGCTGCGCGTGGCCGGGGCGGCGAAGGCGGAGCGCGCGCGGCGCGTCGAGGCCGCGCTCGAGTCCGTGGGCCTGCCGCGTGATGCCGGTGCGCGGTACCCGCGCCAGTTCTCCGGCGGGCAGCGGCAGCGGATCGCGATCGCGAGAGCCCTGGTCACGGACCCGCGCCTCGTGGTCTGCGATGAAGCGGTCAGCGCACTCGATCTGTCCACGCAGGCGCAGGTGCTCAACCTCCTCGCCGACCTGCGGCGCGGCGCGGACCTCGGCTATCTGTTCATCGCCCACGACATGGCCGTGGTGGAGTTCCTCGCGCAGAGGGTCGTCGTGCTCCATCGCGGGCGAGTGATGGAGCAGGGCTCCACCGCGCAGGTCATGAACCACCCGCAGAATCCGTATACGCGCGTGCTCATGGCCGCCTCGCCCGTCCCCGATCCCGACGAGCAGGCGCGTCGTCGCGCAGTCTGGCGGGAGATGCGGGAGACGTGGCGCAGCGAGACCGGGGTGATCACGGTGTCGAAGTGA